Proteins encoded in a region of the Raphanus sativus cultivar WK10039 chromosome 8, ASM80110v3, whole genome shotgun sequence genome:
- the LOC130498689 gene encoding uncharacterized protein LOC130498689, with amino-acid sequence MEKEMEMEDDLEFEIAEVLSGLKQHYPHRSKIQDDLENPHRSSEVKGAIDSSQGCNASIQAQHSANTNKSTNGTSSPVPHIWRDEEFRLGDRRNQKARQRMVEMGDRRDC; translated from the exons AtggagaaggagatggagatggaggaCGACTTGGAGTTTGAAATAGCTGAGGTTCTATCCGGACTCAAGCAACATTATCCTCACCGCTCTAAGATACAAGACGATTTGGAGAATCCCCATAGATCATCGGAGGTTAAAG GTGCTATTGATTCTTCCCAAGGTTGTAATGCGAGTATCCAAGCTCAGCACTCAGCCAACACTAATAAGTCCACCAACGGAACGTCGTCTCCAGTCCCTCATATTTGGAGGGATGAGGAATTTCGATTGGGAGATCGACGCAACCAAAAAGCTCGGCAAAGAATGGTGGAGATGGGAGATCGACGAGATTGTTGA
- the LOC108821496 gene encoding aspartic proteinase 36-like codes for MDMSLTLRIIAVVFMVLIQYACGNFVFNVTHKFAGKEKQLSELKSHDSFRHARMLANIDLPLGGDSRADSIGLYFTKIKLGSPPKEYHVQVDTGSDILWVNCAPCSKCPVKTDLGIPLRLYDSKASSTWKKVGCEDDFCALISQSDTCEPNTKPCSYHVVYGDGSTSDGDFVKDNITLDKVTGNLRTAPLSQEVIFGCGSNQSGQLGQTDSALDGIMGFGQANTSVISQLAVAGNAKRVFSHCLDNVNGGGIFAVGEVESPVVKTTPLVPNQVHYNVILKAIDVDGEPLDLPPSIASFGGNGGTIIDSGTTLAYLPQDLYNSLIKQITARTPVKLHMVQETFACFSFTSNTDKAFPVVNLHFEDSLKLTVYPHDYLFSLREDMYCFGWQSGGMTTQDGSDVILLGDLVLSNKLVVYDLDNEVIGWVDHNCSSSIKVKDGSGAAYSVEADNLISASASSVINGTFVTLLSILIWVFLSFTS; via the exons ATGGATATGAGTTTAACCTTACGCATAATAGCGGTGGTTTTCATGGTGTTGATCCAATATGCTTGCGGGAATTTCGTGTTTAACGTGACGCATAAGTTCGCCGGAAAAGAGAAGCAGCTGTCGGAGCTCAAGTCTCACGACAGCTTCCGTCACGCTAGAATGCTTGCGAACATTGATCTCCCTCTTGGCGGGGATAGCCGTGCTGATTCAATTGG TTTGTACTTCACGAAAATCAAGCTTGGATCACCGCCAAAGGAATACCATGTTCAAGTTGATACAGGAAGTGATATTCTTTGGGTCAATTGTGCACCTTGTTCCAAATGTCCTGTCAAAACTGATCTCGGT ATACCTCTAAGGTTGTACGACTCAAAAGCTTCATCAACTTGGAAGAAAGTTGGATGTGAAGATGATTTCTGTGCCTTAATATCACAATCAGACACTTGCGAACCAAATACGAAGCCATGTAGCTATCATGTTGTGTATGGGGATGGAAGCACAAGTGATGGGGATTTTGTCAAGGATAACATTACTTTAGATAAAGTCACTGGAAACCTACGAACTGCACCCCTTTCCCAGGAAGTGATATTCGGGTGTGGAAGCAATCAGTCTGGGCAACTTGGGCAAACTGACTCAGCCCTTGATGGAATCATGGGATTTGGACAAGCTAATACCTCAGTCATTTCTCAACTAGCTGTCGCGGGTAATGCGAAGAGAGTCTTCTCACATTGCTTGGACAATGTTAACGGAGGTGGAATTTTTGCTGTTGGGGAAGTGGAGTCTCCTGTGGTGAAAACAACTCCTTTAGTTCCTAATCA GGTACACTACAACGTCATTTTAAAGGCAATAGATGTGGATGGTGAACCTCTTGACCTCCCCCCAAGTATAGCTAGTTTCGGCGGGAATGGAGGAACCATAATTGACAGTGGTACAACTTTAGCCTACTTACCACAGGATCTCTACAACTCACTAATAAAACAG attacTGCTCGGACACCGGTGAAACTTCACATGGTACAGGAGACTTTTGCGTGTTTCAGTTTCACCTCCAA CACAGATAAAGCATTTCCGGTAGTCAATCTTCATTTCGAGGACTCACTCAAACTGACTGTTTATCCGCACGACTATCTTTTCTCACTTCGT GAAGACATGTACTGCTTTGGTTGGCAATCTGGTGGAATGACGACTCAGGACGGATCCGATGTAATCCTTTTGGGAG ATTTGGTGCTCTCGAACAAGTTAGTAGTATACGATCTTGACAATGAGGTCATTGGATGGGTAGACCACAACT GTTCGTCAAGCATCAAAGTGAAAGATGGGTCAGGAGCTGCTTACTCAGTCGAAGCAGATAATCTCATATCTGCTTCTGCTTCTTCGGTGATTAACGGAACATTTGTTACATTATTGTCAATACTGATTTGGGTTTTCCTTTCATTTACTTCATAG
- the LOC108820966 gene encoding aquaporin NIP3-1-like yields MADISDTSPQTQTATSFDIEEGGSGGDLGSSGFSRPLLSVSFVQKLLGEFVGTFSLIFAGCAAIVVNDTYGKVVTLPGIALVWGLTVMVMIYSIGHVSGAHFNPAVSIAFASSRKFPFKQVPGYIAAQVLGSTLASEALRLVFQLENNVCSLKGDVYVGTYPSSSNMASFVMEFITTFNLMFVISAVATDKRANGSFAGIAIGATVVLDILFCGPISGASMNPARSLGPALIWGCYKDLWLYIVSPVIGALAGAWTYDMLRSTNKSYGEIIRPNCNKVSSRERQEASEDEICVLQVVNQANRKEFICSSPTDINDKRNVTCKLP; encoded by the exons ATGGCTGATATTTCTGATACTTCCCCACAAACACAAACTGCCACCTCCTTCGACATCGAAGAAGGTGGATCAGGAGGTGATTTAGGATCATCGGGGTTTTCCCGTCCTCTTCTATCCGTATCATTCGTTCAAAAG TTGCTTGGGGAGTTCGTGGGGACATTCTCTCTCATATTTGCCGGTTGCGCGGCTATTGTGGTAAATGATACGTACGGTAAAGTGGTGACACTTCCTGGTATAGCTTTGGTATGGGGACTAACCGTAATGGTTATGATCTACTCAATTGGTCATGTATCCGGTGCACATTTCAATCCTGCTGTTTCCATTGCATTTGCCTCTTCGAGAAAGTTCCCATTTAAACAG GTTCCGGGGTATATAGCTGCACAAGTTCTCGGCTCAACTTTAGCTTCTGAGGCTCTACGACTTGTGTTCCAGCTGGAGAACAACGTTTGTAGCCTCAAAGGCGATGTTTATGTGGGAACATACCCGTCAAGTTCCAACATGGCGTCATTTGTTATGGAGTTCATCACTACTTTCAACTTAATGTTCGTTATCTCGGCTGTAGCTACTGATAAACGAGCCAATGGATCATTCGCAGGCATTGCTATTGGCGCGACAGTTGTACTCGACATCCTGTTCTGCGG GCCAATCTCCGGAGCATCAATGAATCCAGCAAGAAGCTTAGGGCCTGCACTTATATGGGGATGTTATAAGGATTTATGGTTATACATTGTTTCACCGGTTATTGGAGCATTGGCAGGTGCATGGACTTATGATATGTTACGGTCTACAAACAAATCATATGGTGAGATAATACGTCCAAATTGCAATAAAGTTTCTTCAAGAGAGCGCCAAGAAGCATCTGAAGACGAGATTTGTGTTCTTCAAGTGGTCAACCAAGCTAACCGGAAAGAATTCATATGTTCATCGCCCACTGATATCAACGACAAAAGAAATGTCACATGCAAGTTGCCGTAA